The following are encoded together in the Streptomyces sp. NBC_00341 genome:
- a CDS encoding SigE family RNA polymerase sigma factor, which yields MNATHSITASAVVTRLHDVGRTTEKSGAALNGRGCVRGAGRQHPSYMTVVDAPASTGGSNGGSTYGEATGERQAPARDEDAEAVFTAYVRERRASLYATAYHLTGDRFEAEDLLQSALFSTYRAWDRISDKAAVGGYLRRTMTNLHISAWRRRKLNEYPTEELPETAGDTDAMRGTELRAVLWQALARLPELQRTMLVLRYYEGRTDPEIASILDISVGTVKSSIWRSLRRLREDEVLSFGRDEEESFGELVA from the coding sequence ATGAACGCAACTCACAGCATCACCGCAAGCGCAGTTGTCACGCGTCTCCACGACGTCGGGCGGACCACCGAGAAGTCCGGCGCCGCATTGAACGGGCGGGGGTGCGTTCGCGGCGCTGGGCGTCAGCACCCGTCGTACATGACGGTGGTAGACGCACCCGCCTCAACGGGCGGGAGCAACGGGGGAAGCACGTACGGGGAGGCCACGGGGGAGCGGCAGGCCCCGGCGCGGGACGAGGACGCCGAAGCGGTGTTCACGGCCTACGTCAGGGAACGCCGCGCCTCCCTGTACGCCACCGCCTATCACCTGACCGGTGACCGGTTCGAGGCCGAGGATCTGCTGCAGAGCGCCCTCTTCTCCACGTACCGGGCGTGGGACCGGATCAGTGACAAGGCGGCGGTCGGCGGCTATCTGCGCCGCACCATGACCAATCTGCACATCAGCGCCTGGCGCAGGCGCAAGCTGAACGAATACCCGACCGAGGAGCTGCCGGAGACGGCGGGCGACACGGACGCGATGCGTGGTACGGAGCTGCGTGCCGTGCTCTGGCAGGCGCTGGCGCGGCTGCCGGAGCTCCAGCGCACGATGCTGGTCCTGCGCTACTACGAGGGCCGTACGGACCCGGAGATCGCGTCCATCCTCGACATCAGTGTCGGCACGGTGAAGTCCAGCATCTGGCGGTCGCTCCGCCGGCTGCGTGAGGACGAGGTCCTCAGCTTCGGCCGTGACGAGGAGGAGTCCTTCGGCGAGCTGGTGGCCTGA
- a CDS encoding PspC domain-containing protein produces MAALARPRDGRMIGGVCAALARRFGTSAGTMRVIFLVSCLLPGPQFLLYLALWVLLPQEHSSSSAAAW; encoded by the coding sequence ATGGCCGCACTTGCCCGCCCCCGTGACGGACGCATGATCGGCGGAGTGTGCGCAGCGCTGGCCCGGCGCTTCGGCACCTCCGCGGGGACCATGCGCGTCATCTTCCTCGTCTCGTGCCTGCTGCCGGGCCCGCAGTTCCTGCTCTACCTGGCGCTGTGGGTGCTGCTCCCCCAGGAGCACTCGTCGTCGTCCGCGGCGGCCTGGTAG
- a CDS encoding adenosine deaminase: MMSPTLNVPGQDQIRRAPKVLLHDHLDGGLRPGTIVDLAAATGYQGLPETEPDKLGSWFREAADSGSLERYLETFAHTCAVMQTRDALVRVAAECAEDLAADGVVYAEIRYAPEQHLEAGLSLEEVVEAVNEGFREGEARARRDGNRIRVGALLTAMRHAARSLEIAELANRYREQGVVGFDIAGAEAGFPPTRHLDAFEFLKRENNHFTIHAGEAFGLPSIWQAIQWCGADRLGHGVRIIDDIEVAEDGSVKLGRLASYVRDKRIPLELCPTSNLQTGAAASYAEHPIGLLRKLHFRATVNTDNRLMSGTSMSQEFEKLIETFGYTLDDMQWFTVNAMKSAFIPFDERLAMINDVIKPGYAELKSEWLFEQTAATSVSTSVAG, from the coding sequence ATGATGAGCCCGACCCTCAATGTGCCCGGCCAGGATCAGATCCGGCGTGCGCCCAAGGTCCTTCTCCACGACCACCTCGACGGCGGTCTGCGCCCCGGGACGATCGTCGACCTCGCCGCGGCGACCGGATACCAAGGACTCCCGGAGACCGAGCCGGACAAGCTCGGCAGCTGGTTCCGGGAAGCCGCCGACTCCGGTTCGCTGGAGCGGTACCTGGAGACGTTCGCCCACACCTGCGCCGTCATGCAGACCCGTGACGCGCTCGTCAGGGTCGCCGCCGAGTGCGCCGAGGACCTGGCCGCCGACGGGGTCGTGTACGCCGAGATCCGCTACGCCCCCGAGCAGCACCTGGAGGCCGGGCTGAGCCTCGAAGAGGTCGTCGAGGCGGTCAACGAGGGGTTCCGGGAGGGCGAGGCGCGGGCCCGCCGCGACGGCAACCGGATCCGGGTCGGCGCCCTGCTCACCGCGATGCGGCACGCCGCCCGCTCGCTGGAGATCGCCGAACTCGCCAACCGCTACCGGGAACAGGGCGTCGTCGGCTTCGACATCGCGGGCGCGGAGGCGGGCTTCCCGCCCACCCGGCACCTCGACGCCTTCGAGTTCCTCAAGCGGGAGAACAACCACTTCACCATCCACGCGGGCGAGGCCTTCGGGCTGCCGTCGATCTGGCAGGCCATCCAGTGGTGCGGCGCCGACCGGCTCGGCCACGGCGTCCGCATCATCGACGACATCGAGGTCGCGGAGGACGGCAGCGTGAAGCTGGGGCGCCTCGCCTCCTACGTACGGGACAAGCGCATCCCGCTGGAGCTCTGCCCGACCTCGAACCTGCAGACCGGCGCCGCCGCCTCGTACGCCGAGCACCCGATCGGGCTGCTGCGCAAGCTGCACTTCCGGGCCACGGTCAATACGGACAATAGACTTATGAGTGGCACCAGCATGAGCCAGGAATTCGAGAAGCTGATCGAGACTTTCGGATACACGCTCGACGACATGCAGTGGTTCACAGTCAATGCGATGAAATCAGCATTCATTCCTTTCGATGAACGTCTGGCGATGATCAATGACGTCATCAAGCCCGGATACGCCGAGCTGAAGTCCGAATGGCTCTTCGAGCAGACCGCTGCGACCAGCGTCTCCACCTCCGTAGCGGGCTGA
- a CDS encoding HAMP domain-containing sensor histidine kinase, producing MSTAVRRGLLAGLRWTSLRLRLVVVFALVALTAAVSASGIAYWLNREAVLTRTQDSALGDFRQEMQNRAASLPPRPTKDDLEHAAAQMASSSPGYSVLLIDERDPGKPIVGTSDVDTFTRDNVPQSLQKQVAKKQPVKAGNKYQYHLFWQRTSIRGTPYLVGGTKIIGGGPTGYMLKSLDQERQDLNSLAWSLGIATALALVGSALLAQAAATTVLRPVQRLGDAARKLGEGKLDTRLTVSGTDELADLSRTFNRTASSLEKKVADMTAREESSRRFVADMSHELRTPLTAITAVAEVLEDEADSLDPMIAPAVHLVVSETRRLNDLVENLMEVTRFDAGTARLVLDTVDVADQVTACIDVRAWLDAVDLDAERGMMVRLDPRRLDVILANLIGNALKHGGSPVRVTVRTEGDELVIKVRDHGPGIPEDVLPHVFDRFYKASASRPRSEGSGLGLSIAMENAHIHGGDITAANSPDGDGAVFVLRLPRDAEALNRTAEDHDAETPDQEDDAT from the coding sequence GTGAGCACGGCTGTGCGGCGGGGCCTGCTCGCCGGGCTCCGCTGGACCAGCCTGCGGCTGCGGCTCGTCGTGGTGTTCGCGCTGGTGGCGCTGACCGCCGCGGTGTCCGCGTCCGGGATCGCGTACTGGCTGAACCGCGAGGCGGTGCTGACCCGTACCCAGGACTCGGCGCTCGGGGACTTCCGCCAGGAGATGCAGAACCGGGCGGCCTCGCTGCCGCCCCGTCCCACCAAGGACGATCTGGAGCACGCCGCCGCGCAGATGGCGAGCAGCAGCCCCGGTTACAGCGTGCTGCTGATCGACGAGCGCGATCCGGGCAAGCCGATCGTCGGCACGTCCGACGTGGACACCTTCACCCGGGACAACGTGCCGCAGTCGCTCCAGAAGCAGGTCGCCAAGAAGCAGCCGGTCAAGGCGGGCAACAAGTACCAGTACCACCTGTTCTGGCAGCGGACCTCGATCCGCGGCACCCCGTACCTCGTCGGCGGTACGAAGATCATCGGCGGTGGCCCGACCGGGTACATGCTCAAGTCGCTCGACCAGGAGCGGCAGGATCTCAACTCCCTCGCCTGGTCGTTGGGGATCGCCACCGCGCTCGCCCTGGTCGGCTCCGCGCTGCTCGCGCAGGCCGCCGCGACGACCGTGCTGCGTCCGGTACAGCGGCTCGGTGACGCCGCCCGCAAGCTGGGCGAGGGCAAGCTCGACACCCGGCTCACGGTGTCCGGCACCGATGAACTGGCCGATCTCTCGCGGACGTTCAACAGAACGGCGAGTTCGCTGGAGAAGAAGGTCGCGGACATGACCGCGCGGGAGGAGTCCAGCCGCCGGTTCGTCGCCGACATGTCGCACGAGCTGCGCACCCCGCTCACCGCGATCACCGCGGTGGCCGAGGTGCTGGAGGACGAGGCCGACAGCCTCGACCCGATGATCGCGCCTGCCGTGCACCTGGTGGTCAGCGAGACCCGGCGGCTCAACGACCTGGTGGAGAACCTGATGGAGGTCACCCGCTTCGACGCGGGCACGGCCCGGCTGGTCCTGGACACCGTGGACGTGGCCGACCAGGTGACGGCCTGCATAGACGTGCGGGCCTGGCTGGACGCGGTGGATCTGGACGCCGAGCGCGGCATGATGGTCCGCCTCGACCCGCGCCGGCTCGACGTCATCCTGGCGAACCTGATCGGCAACGCGCTGAAGCACGGCGGTTCGCCGGTCCGGGTCACGGTACGGACCGAGGGCGACGAACTGGTCATCAAGGTCCGCGACCACGGCCCCGGCATCCCCGAGGACGTGCTGCCCCACGTCTTCGACCGCTTCTACAAGGCCAGCGCCTCCCGGCCGCGTTCGGAGGGCAGCGGTCTCGGCCTGTCGATCGCCATGGAGAACGCGCACATCCACGGCGGTGACATCACCGCCGCGAACTCGCCGGACGGCGACGGCGCCGTGTTCGTACTGCGCCTGCCGCGCGACGCGGAGGCGCTGAACCGCACCGCAGAGGACCACGACGCGGAAACCCCGGACCAGGAGGACGACGCGACGTGA
- a CDS encoding alpha/beta hydrolase produces the protein MAQRALPLPAARLGRAVRTAGAPTEVSGVVLLLPDGEPYSYRRPSPVSYVRQLPLARALTRAARDDGLTAHVVHYRCRGWNTTEAQLAADAEWAVDEVVRRYGDVPVCLAGHGMGGRAALRAGGHPAVGAVLALAPWLPAEPDAEPEPVKHLVGRQVLLVHGTTDAGADPELSFRLAERAKKSNRDTCRFEVHSDGHALRQHHSEVAALAADFLRGALFGHAYARPVADALAAPPPLGLRMPLAAGFGKSLGH, from the coding sequence ATGGCACAGCGCGCACTACCCCTGCCTGCTGCGAGGCTGGGACGGGCCGTCAGAACGGCCGGAGCACCTACCGAGGTCAGCGGCGTGGTCCTGCTGCTCCCGGACGGCGAGCCCTACTCGTACCGCCGTCCCTCCCCCGTCAGTTACGTCCGCCAGCTCCCGCTGGCCCGCGCCCTGACCCGGGCGGCCCGGGACGACGGCCTCACCGCGCACGTCGTCCACTACCGCTGCCGCGGCTGGAACACGACGGAGGCGCAGCTCGCGGCGGACGCCGAATGGGCGGTGGACGAGGTGGTACGCCGCTACGGCGACGTCCCCGTCTGCCTGGCCGGCCACGGCATGGGCGGCCGCGCGGCCCTCCGTGCGGGCGGCCACCCGGCGGTGGGCGCGGTCCTCGCGCTGGCCCCCTGGCTGCCCGCGGAGCCGGACGCGGAGCCGGAGCCGGTCAAGCACCTGGTCGGGCGTCAGGTCCTGCTGGTGCACGGCACCACCGACGCCGGGGCCGACCCCGAGCTCTCCTTCCGCCTCGCGGAACGCGCCAAGAAGTCCAACCGCGACACCTGCCGCTTCGAGGTCCACTCCGACGGCCACGCCCTGCGCCAGCACCACAGCGAAGTGGCCGCCCTGGCGGCGGACTTCCTCCGGGGCGCGCTCTTCGGCCACGCCTACGCCCGCCCGGTGGCCGACGCGCTGGCGGCCCCTCCGCCGCTGGGGCTGCGGATGCCCCTGGCGGCGGGGTTCGGGAAGTCACTGGGACACTGA
- a CDS encoding VanZ family protein — MRQGSDGQAVIRFRAAGVSLLLAHLLLVGWLTLRPLDVPWMTAANLQPFAGIKADLTLGPVAATRRIGGDLLLLAPLGVLLPMAGGRLFVSPWASLARTVAAGSLISLAIELGQTGVPGQVVDVDSLILNTVGVALAHVLFVPACRARLRRREQRRIRVPVPVPVGREVPQGSTPTISGVGIAP, encoded by the coding sequence GTGCGTCAAGGTTCGGACGGCCAGGCCGTCATCCGCTTCCGCGCGGCCGGAGTATCACTCCTCCTCGCGCATCTGCTGCTCGTCGGGTGGCTGACTCTCCGCCCGCTGGACGTGCCGTGGATGACCGCCGCCAACCTCCAGCCGTTCGCCGGTATCAAGGCGGACCTGACTCTGGGCCCGGTGGCCGCCACCCGTCGGATCGGCGGGGACCTGCTGCTGCTGGCGCCGCTGGGCGTGCTGCTCCCGATGGCCGGTGGCCGGCTGTTCGTCTCCCCGTGGGCCTCGCTCGCCCGTACCGTCGCGGCCGGGTCGCTGATCTCGCTGGCCATCGAGCTGGGTCAGACCGGGGTGCCCGGTCAGGTCGTCGATGTCGACTCGCTGATCCTGAACACCGTCGGCGTGGCCCTCGCCCATGTGCTGTTCGTCCCCGCGTGCCGGGCCCGGCTGCGCCGCCGTGAGCAGCGCCGGATCCGGGTGCCGGTGCCGGTGCCGGTCGGCCGTGAGGTCCCTCAGGGGTCGACCCCGACGATTTCCGGGGTCGGCATCGCCCCGTAG
- the afsQ1 gene encoding two-component system response regulator AfsQ1: MPFLLLIEDDDAIRTALELSLSRQGHRVATAATGEDGLNLLREQRPDLVVLDVMLPGIDGFEVCRRIRRTDQLPIILLTARSDDIDVVVGLESGADDYVVKPVQGRVLDARIRAVLRRGERESTDSATFGSVVIDRSAMTVTKDGEDLQLTPTELRLLLELSRRPGQALSRQQLLRLVWEHDYLGDSRLVDACVQRLRAKVEDVPSSPTLIRTVRGVGYRLDSPQ; encoded by the coding sequence GTGCCTTTCCTGTTGCTGATCGAGGACGACGACGCCATCCGCACGGCCCTCGAACTCTCGCTGTCACGCCAGGGCCACCGTGTGGCCACCGCGGCGACGGGAGAGGACGGCCTCAACCTGCTACGAGAACAGCGGCCCGACCTGGTCGTACTGGATGTGATGCTGCCCGGAATCGATGGATTCGAGGTGTGCCGGCGCATCCGGCGCACCGACCAGCTGCCGATCATCCTGCTGACCGCGCGCAGCGACGACATCGACGTCGTGGTCGGCCTGGAGTCCGGTGCCGACGACTATGTGGTGAAACCCGTGCAGGGCCGGGTGCTCGACGCCCGGATCCGTGCCGTGCTGCGCCGGGGCGAGCGCGAGTCCACCGACTCCGCGACGTTCGGGAGCGTGGTGATCGACCGGTCCGCGATGACCGTCACCAAGGACGGGGAGGATCTTCAGCTCACGCCGACCGAGCTGCGTCTCCTGCTCGAACTGAGCCGCCGCCCCGGCCAGGCCCTGTCCCGGCAGCAGCTGCTGCGCCTGGTCTGGGAGCACGACTACCTCGGTGACTCCCGGCTGGTGGACGCGTGCGTCCAGCGGCTGCGCGCGAAGGTGGAGGACGTGCCGTCCTCACCGACCCTGATCCGTACCGTGCGGGGCGTGGGATACCGGCTGGACTCGCCGCAGTGA